The Mesorhizobium sp. M3A.F.Ca.ET.080.04.2.1 genome contains the following window.
TGTCGGCGTGCTGCTGGTCGCCGAACTGCACAGCGATCTGTCGGACGGCGCCACACCGGTGCGGGCGATGGCCCAATTCAAGGATGCGGTGCTGGTGCCGTCGATGAACGTCCAGTCGGCCGCCGAAACCTTCCAGCGCGCGGGCGCCGAGGAACTGGCCGTGGTGGAGGATTTCGACGATCGCATCGTTCTTGGTCTGCTCACTGAAAGCCACCTGATGCGGCGCTATGCCGAAGAACTCGACAAGGCGCGGCGGGATCTCTCCGGCGAGGGGTAGAAGTCAGTGCTCGATCGGGCCCTTTGGCGAGACAAGGGCCGTGCCGGCGGTCGTCGGGCGCTCGATCATGCGGCGCACGCGCGGTGGGTTCTCGCCGCTGTGAAGAGCGCGGATGCGCTCGCCGACGACGGCGTCGGCATGGGTCGCACGCCGGTTGTGGCGGATGTACTCGATCCAGGTCGGTGTGTGGTAGTGCTCGATCCAGATGCCGGGATTTTCCAAATCGCGGGCGAGCGTCCAGTTGCGGGCGCCGTCGCGGCGGCGGATGCGGCCGCGCTCGGCCATGGTGGCGAGGAACTCCGGCACGTCCTCCTCGCGAATGATGTATTCGATCATGATGGCGATGGGGCCGCTGCGTGGCTTTAGATCGAGCGCCAGCATCGGTTCCTTGAAGCGGTTGAGCGGATCGAGATTGAGCGTCGGCTGCTGCGGCAGCGGCAGGAAGAAGCCGATGGCGCCGCCGGCCAGCATCGCGACCGCGGCCGCGATCAATGCGGTCTCGGCGCCATGCGCGTCGGCGACGACACCCCAGATCCAACTGCCCAGCGCGATGCCGCCGAAAGTCGCTGTCTGGTAGACGGAAAGCACGCGGCCGACCACCCAGCGCGGCGTCGACATCTGCACCGTGACGTTGAAATGCGAGAGCGCAATCACCCAGCAGGCGCCGCCGATGAGCAAGCCCGCCGATGTCTGCCAGGCATTGAGGCTGACGGCAGCGTTGAAGGCGCAGAGCGCGAAGCCGGCGAAGGCCATGCGCACCATCATCTCGCTGGATAGCAGTTGTCTCAGCCTGACGCTGATCAGCGCGCCGCCGACGGCACCGATGCCGAAGGCGCCGAGCATGATGCCGTAGGTCAATGCATCGCCTTTGACGACATCGCGCGCCACCAGCGGCAGCAGCGCCAGCACCGCGCCGGCACTGAAGCCGAAAGCCGAACTGCGGACCAGCACCTTGGCGA
Protein-coding sequences here:
- a CDS encoding MFS transporter, which gives rise to MIDDEPESERVSALAPFQHGIFRAVWSASLVSNFGGLIQGVGAAWMMTTIATSSYQVALVQASTTLPIMLFALVAGAIADSFNRRKVMLVAQIFMLVVSALLTMFTWFGWMTPWTLLAFTFLIDSGTALNSPSWQASVGDIVPRAKVPAAIALNSMGFNITRSVGPAIGGVIVAAAGAAAAFAANAISYIGLIFVLFRWKPSLPEPTLPRESLGAAMGAGLRYVAMSPNIAKVLVRSSAFGFSAGAVLALLPLVARDVVKGDALTYGIMLGAFGIGAVGGALISVRLRQLLSSEMMVRMAFAGFALCAFNAAVSLNAWQTSAGLLIGGACWVIALSHFNVTVQMSTPRWVVGRVLSVYQTATFGGIALGSWIWGVVADAHGAETALIAAAVAMLAGGAIGFFLPLPQQPTLNLDPLNRFKEPMLALDLKPRSGPIAIMIEYIIREEDVPEFLATMAERGRIRRRDGARNWTLARDLENPGIWIEHYHTPTWIEYIRHNRRATHADAVVGERIRALHSGENPPRVRRMIERPTTAGTALVSPKGPIEH